The Blastococcus sp. HT6-4 genome window below encodes:
- a CDS encoding SDR family oxidoreductase, whose protein sequence is MDASLKGRVALVTGGASGLGRATALALAESGAHVVIADIDAAGSEETLSRVSAAGGSGEVLGLDVTQDESRRAVVADLFDRHGDTFDVLVNVAGIDRPGYITDIDLADYQRVQAVNCEGPIFLTSEFMKRVQHLPEGRTADVVHVVSLSAITSGSGAIAYNGSKAGFLNATRCIQRELREKATTLPDGSERPFPCRVQSVIPAAMDTPMMEQWGIPGHLMMPPSAVAEAIRTLLLLHPASFVPEMQIVPRLEPNFPR, encoded by the coding sequence ATGGACGCGTCGCTGAAGGGTCGGGTCGCGCTCGTGACCGGTGGGGCGAGCGGCCTCGGGCGGGCGACCGCCCTGGCGCTGGCCGAGTCCGGTGCGCACGTGGTGATCGCCGACATCGACGCCGCGGGCAGCGAGGAGACGTTGTCCCGGGTGAGCGCCGCCGGCGGCTCGGGCGAGGTGCTCGGCCTGGACGTCACCCAGGACGAGAGCCGGCGCGCCGTCGTCGCCGACCTGTTCGACCGGCACGGCGACACCTTCGACGTCCTGGTGAACGTCGCCGGCATCGACCGGCCGGGCTACATCACCGACATCGACCTCGCCGACTATCAGCGGGTGCAGGCCGTCAACTGCGAGGGGCCGATCTTCCTCACCAGCGAGTTCATGAAGCGGGTGCAGCACCTGCCCGAGGGCCGCACCGCCGACGTCGTGCACGTCGTCTCGCTGTCGGCGATCACCTCCGGCAGCGGGGCCATCGCCTACAACGGCTCCAAGGCCGGCTTCCTGAACGCCACCCGGTGCATCCAGCGGGAGCTGCGCGAGAAGGCGACCACGCTCCCCGACGGCAGCGAGCGGCCCTTCCCCTGCCGGGTGCAGAGCGTCATCCCCGCCGCCATGGACACCCCGATGATGGAGCAGTGGGGCATCCCCGGGCACCTGATGATGCCGCCGTCGGCGGTGGCCGAGGCCATCCGCACCCTGCTCCTCCTGCACCCGGCGAGCTTCGTGCCGGAGATGCAGATCGTGCCCCGGCTCGAGCCCAACTTCCCCCGCTGA
- the idi gene encoding isopentenyl-diphosphate Delta-isomerase: MTAPPLELIVLVDDDGREIGTLPKPQVHHGETPLHRAFSAYLFADDGRLLVTRRAEGKATFPGMWTNTVCGHPGPGEDDGAAIARRADFELGLRVTDVRPALPGYRYRAEFRGVVENEVCPVYVGRFAGEPAPEPSEVGEWELLDWAAFRRRQETEGDAWSPWCREQARLIEQAGLHRV; the protein is encoded by the coding sequence GTGACCGCGCCTCCTCTCGAGCTCATCGTGCTGGTCGACGACGACGGGCGGGAGATCGGCACCCTCCCCAAGCCGCAGGTGCACCACGGGGAGACGCCCCTGCACCGGGCGTTCTCCGCCTACCTGTTCGCCGACGACGGCCGCCTGCTGGTCACTCGCCGGGCCGAGGGCAAGGCGACCTTCCCGGGCATGTGGACCAACACCGTGTGCGGGCACCCGGGTCCGGGGGAGGACGACGGCGCGGCGATCGCGCGGCGGGCCGACTTCGAGCTCGGCCTGCGGGTGACCGACGTGCGCCCGGCGCTGCCCGGGTACCGGTACCGCGCCGAGTTCCGCGGGGTGGTGGAGAACGAGGTCTGCCCGGTGTACGTCGGCCGGTTCGCCGGTGAGCCGGCGCCGGAGCCCAGCGAGGTGGGGGAGTGGGAGCTCCTCGACTGGGCGGCCTTCCGCCGACGTCAGGAGACGGAGGGCGACGCGTGGTCGCCGTGGTGCCGGGAGCAGGCGCGGCTGATCGAGCAGGCCGGGCTGCACCGGGTCTGA